TAGTCAGGGCCGGAGCTTTAAGTCGATTATCGAGCAGGACCGGGTGACGGGCTGGGACGAGGTGTATGGTTCGCACACCCTGCACGAGGTAACCATGTATTACCCGATGCGCGTGCTGCGCGAACGGCGGTACAAGCTGATTTTTAACATTGCCCACGAGCTACCCTTCCCGATGGCGCTCGATCTGTACCAGTCGTTTACCTGGCAGGACGTTCGCCAGACGGGCCGGAAACTGTACGGCAAACGAACCGTCGAAGCGTATCTGCACCGCCCCCGTTTTGAGCTCTACGACCTGGAAACCGACCCCGACGAAATCAAAAACCTGGCCAGCGATCCGAAACATCAGGCCGTCCTGAAACGGATGCAGGAAAAGTTGAAACGGTTTCAACAGCAGACGAAAGATATGTGGGTCAGCAAATGGGAGTTTGACTAGAGAGCCATGAACCAGGATCAGGGTTTAGGGAGTAAAGTCAGGGCCATAGCGCATCTATCACCGGAGGCCATGACATTGCTGATGGCGTCGACGGTGCCCAGATTGTTGAAGAAAGATCAGTTTTTACTTAAAGAAGGCCAGATTTGCCAATCCATTTGGTTCGTGGAGAAAGGCTGTCTACGAACGTGTTATGACAAAGATGGTCGGGAAATCAACATCCAGTTTGCGTTCGAGACCGATTTTGTGACGGAATTGCGAAGCCTGCGCACGGCAACGCCTTCCGCCTACTCGATTCAGGCGGGTGAAGTAACCACGGTTTGGGAGTTCGACAAGGATAAATTGCTGGATCTGTACCGCCAGTCTGCCGAAATCGAATCCTTTGGCCGCAACCTGCTTGAGCACATGCTGATGAAGCAGGAAGAACACGCCAATTGGTTTAAAATCTACTCGCCTGCCGAGCGCTATCACCATCTTTTGCACCAGCATCCCCAATTGCTGCAACGGGTTTCTCTCTCGCAACTTTCTTCCTATCTGGGCGTTGCGCGGGAAACGCTGAGCCGCATCCGCAAAATTCGCTAGTGCTTCCGTTTGTGATTTTTGTCACAGGTCATTTCCAGAGAATCCGGCGATTTTTGCTGGCGTAAGTAACCAAAAGACAGCAGGACAAATGCCCATGTTAGCCGACAACCGCACCACCGTCGCCGATTTTATCGAAGAGGTCTGGAACAAAAACCGTCTGGACGTTCTGGATACCTACCTAGCCCCGGACTTTGTCGATCATTCGCTTCCGGCGGCACTCCCAGCCAATCAGGAGGGATTAAAACAATGGATTACGGACACTAGTCGGGCCTTTGAGCACAAAACCGTGCTGGAAGAGCAGGTGACGGAAGGGGATACCTGCATCGTGAAATTCCGCCTGGCGGTCCGGCACGTCGGTAGCTGGCGCGGCATTGAACCCGCCGGAACGGAAGCGTCCGTAGTAGGCTATCGCTGTTTTAAGCTGAATAACGGAA
This Larkinella insperata DNA region includes the following protein-coding sequences:
- a CDS encoding Crp/Fnr family transcriptional regulator, whose translation is MTLLMASTVPRLLKKDQFLLKEGQICQSIWFVEKGCLRTCYDKDGREINIQFAFETDFVTELRSLRTATPSAYSIQAGEVTTVWEFDKDKLLDLYRQSAEIESFGRNLLEHMLMKQEEHANWFKIYSPAERYHHLLHQHPQLLQRVSLSQLSSYLGVARETLSRIRKIR
- a CDS encoding ester cyclase, with translation MPMLADNRTTVADFIEEVWNKNRLDVLDTYLAPDFVDHSLPAALPANQEGLKQWITDTSRAFEHKTVLEEQVTEGDTCIVKFRLAVRHVGSWRGIEPAGTEASVVGYRCFKLNNGKIREHWALLDGNSLENQLLNSAHGCKIQQ